The Muribaculum intestinale genome includes the window ATATCCGACGGAGTAATGACGGTCAGACCGTCGGGCTTGCGGTAGTCCGATGCGATTTTTGCCAGCATTTTGTTGACCGATACTCCTGCCGATGCTGTCAGTCCGGTGACCTCGGCTATGCGGCGTTTTATCTCGCGGGCCACTATTGTGGCCGAAGGGTGATGGCTCACGTCAAGGAATGCCTCGTCGAGTGAAAGAGGCTCGATTATTGGAGTATAGTCGAGGAATATGTTTCTGATTGATTCTGACACAGCCTTGTATGCCTCAAACCGGGGCTCTACCACAATCAGGCTCGCACACCGTCTTTTGGCTGTGGCTACCGCCATGGCCGAATGTATGCCGTAGGGCCTTGCCTCATAGCTTGCTGTTGCCACTACTCCGCGCGGTCCGTCATGCCCAACCACCACCGGGCGCCCGCGGAGCACGGGGTTGTCGCGCTGCTCGACCGATGCGTAAAAAGCATCCATATCAACATGTATTATTTTCCTCTGGCCCATTTCAGATGCAAAATTATATAATTTTTATCGACATTGTATAGGGTAGTGTGTTATATAACACCCGTTAAATACTTTGCGACATCGTGTGACTGTCGTCGATATATTATCTTTTTTATTATCTTTGTGGAGCATAATCTCTTACCGGAACATGAACGAGGAAAGTCTTAGCCAGCTATATCTGAAAGATACAGCATTTCAGAATCTTATGCAGCGCCGTATTTTCAACGTGCTGCTTGTGGCGTCGCCTTACGACGCTTTTATGATGGAGGAGGACGGGCGAGTCGAGGAGCAGCTCTACTTTGAGTATGTGGCCCTCAACCTGAGTTCCCCTCCGCGAGTCACGCGTGTGTCGCGCCCTTGCGAGGCCGAGGAGCTGCTCGCTACAAAAAATTTCGACCTTATAATAATGATGCCGGGCATTGACCTGAGCGAGACATTCGAAGGTGCCAAGAATCTGAAAGCGATAAATCCCGACATTCCCATAGTTGTGCTGACGCCATTCAGCAAGGAGGTGTCGCGTCGCTTGTCAAACGAAGATTTTGCCGGTGTCGACTATGTGTTCTCATGGCTCGGAAATGTGGATTTGCTTCTGGCTATAATCAAGCTGCTTGAGGACAAGATGAATGCCGACAACGATATAAACGAGGTCGGTGTTCAGATGATACTTCTGGTAGAGGACTCCGTAAGGTTTTATTCGTCGGTACTACCCACACTGTACAAGTTCCTGCTTAAGCAGTCGCTGATATTTTCGACCGAGGCTCTCAACGAGCATGAGCAGATGCTGCGCATGCGCGGTCGCCCTAAGGTGATGCTCGCCCGCGATTATGAGGAGGCTGTAGAGCTGTATGAGCGCTACGGAAAGCATATGCTTGGTGTAATCAGCGATGTGTCGTTCAGGATGGGAGGAGAGAAAGACAGCCACGCCGGTCTGAAGCTGGCCGCCTATCTGCGCGGACGTGATCCTTATCTGCCTATTATCATCGAATCGAGCGAGGAAGACAATCGCAAGCGTGTCAAAGAGTTTGGCTGTCAGTTTATCGACAAGAACTCAAAGAAATTTCCGGTCGACCTTGGTAGCGCCATAATGCGCGACTTCGGATTCGGCGACTTCATAATCCGTGATCCGGAGACAGGCGAAGAGATACTCCGTATCCACGACCTAAAGGATCTGCAGCATCATATATTCGACATCCCGGCCAAGTCGCTCTTCTATCATGCGAGCTACAACGATATATCGCGCTGGCTCTATTCGAGAGCCCTGTTTCCTATCGCCGAGGTAATCAAGGGTCACCGCTTCAAGAGCATAGAGGAAGCCCCGGCCGTGCGTCAGCTGTTTTTCGATTTGATAGTGAAATACCGTAAGATGAAGAACCGCGGCGTGGTGGCTATATTCCGAAAGGACCGGTTTGACCATTATTCCAATTTCGCCCGCATAGGGCAGGGGTCGCTTGGCGGCAAGGGCCGCGGTCTGGCTTTCATCGACTCGATTATCAAGAAAAATCCGGTGTGTGACAACTTCGAAGGCGTAACGCTCACGATTCCGCGCACTGTGGTAATATGCACCGATATCTTCGACGAGTTTATGGAGAGCAACAATCTGTATCCGATAGCTCTTTCCGACCGACCTGACGAGGAGATACTGAAAGCGTTTCTGAGCGGACGTCTTCCCGAGCGCCTTATCGAGGATTTCTTCGCCTTGTTTGAGGTGGTCGACAAGCCGTTGGCGATACGCTCGTCGTCGCTGCTCGAAGATAGTCATTATCAGCCTTTTGCCGGGATATATTCGACCTATATGATACCCCATGTGTCGGATCGCTACGAGATGCTTGCTATGCTTTCCGATGCTATCAAGGGTGTGTATGCCTCGGTGTTTTATGCCGACTCAAAGGCATATATGGCTGCAACCCAGAATGTCATCGACCAGGAGAAAATGGCTGTCATAATCCAGGAGGTGGTAGGCCGCAGTGTGGGGGATTATTATTTCCCGTCATTCTCCGGAGTGGGTCGTTCGCTGAATTACTATCCCATTAACGACGAAGTGCCTGAGGACGGTGTGGTCGAGACTGCCGTCGGCCTTGGAAAATATATAGTGGACGGTGGATTAAGTCTGCGTTTCTCTCCGCGTCATCCCGACAAGGTCCTTCAGACCTCAGAGCTGTCGCTGGCTCTGCGTGATACCCAGACGCGTTTCTATGCTCTCGACATGCGCGAGCAGATGATATCCGACTTTAAGGTCGACGACGGTTTCAATATAGCGCGTCTGCGTATACAGGATGTTGCGAAATCGGGAGCGCTACGGTATATGGTATCTACATATGACCCGTATGACCAGGTGATACGCGACTGTGACGAGGGTGATGGACGCCGAGTAGTCACATTTGCCAATGTGTTGCAGCACAGAGTGTATCCACTTGCGGTGCTGACCGACTTCATGCTGTCGAAAGGCTCGGAAGAGATGGGACGTCCTGTGGAGATTGAATTTGCCGGGGTAATCGATGTGAACGATACTTCGAAGGGTATGCTTTACTGGCTCCAGATACGTCCGATTGTAGAGCGCAAGGAGATAGTCGACGAAAGCATACTTGGGCTTCCGGACAGTTCTCTTCTTCTTCGCAGCAACGCCGCTTTGGGACATGGCACAATCGAGAATGTCAGCGCCATAGTCTATGTGAAGCCACAGGGCTTTAATTCGGCAAATAATTCACTAATAGCACGGGAAATTGAAAAAATAAATCGTAACTTTACAGAGCGTAACGAAGGCTACGTGCTCATAGGTCCCGGTAGGTGGGGCTCAAGCGATACGGCTCTGGGTATTCCGGTCAAATGGCCCCACATCTCCTCGGCCAGACTTATTGTCGAATCGTCGCTGTCCAACTACCGTATCGAACCGAGTCAGGGCACACATTTCTTCCAGAATCTCACCTCGTTCGGAGTAGGCTATTTCACTATCAATCCGTCGAGCAACGACGGATTCTACGATGTGGACTATCTCGACTCTCTGCCTGCGGAGTATGACAGCCGGTTTGTGCGCATTGTACGCTTTGACACTCCTCTTGCAATCGGTATAAACGGTCGCAAGGGTCAAGGGGTGGTGGTCCGCCCCGATGCCGGCATACAGAATGACATGACCAACTAACAAGACACGATGCAATGGCAATGAATTCTTTTTGGCGCGCTTTAGGTTTCCGTTCGCACGACGATGATATTGACGATCTGGCCGATTGTCCGTCGGCGCTCCCTATACAATCCTCACGTCAGGCTGCAGAACCGGATGATTCGACATCGGATACCGTTACGTCAGCAGATGACGGCACACAAAAGGAGGGGGATTCATGTGCGGATAATCCGGAATCGTCGGGCGTCTGCGCCAATGAGCCGGAATCATTTCCCCTGAATATATTTGATTCGCTGCTTGAGGTATTCAATGAGGCTCAGCCCGACTTCATAAGAAAGTGTCTGGACATGGATGCTCAGCGGCGTTATCTCTATAATTGTGTGGACGCTTCATTCCGCGACTACATACTCCGGATAAAGGACTCTGCACGCAATGAGGCGTGCAGGGAACGAGACAATGAGCATCGGCGCATGACCGAAGAGATTGACTCGCTACGTGTGCAGGTAAAGGACAGTGGAAAGACGACCAACGACCTGAAGGCAATGCGTGCGAGTGCCGACCGGCAGAAGCGCACGTTCAATGAACGCATACGCGACCTCGAGAGGCAGCTGGCGGCAGCCATGGCCGAAAAAGAGCAATATGACTTTGAGGTGAAGAGCCTCATGAACAAGCTGAAAGTACAGCAGGTGCAGCAATCAGATGTGCAGGAGCTCGATGAGTTGCGCACACGTCTGGCTGATGCCAACAAGCAGATTACAGCCATGAATGCAGCCAGCGCGATGCGTGAGACTTCAGAGGCGGCGTCGCGTCGTGAGATTGAGTCCTTGCGTGCCAGGGTGAAAGAACTTACAACCCAGCTTGATGACGCCAGGGAAGAGGCAGGAGCGGCTGTCATAAAAGAATCCGCTTCCGAGAGCGATATCCTATTGTTGAAGAGGCGTCTTGCTGAAGCCGAGGCAACGATGAAGGCCTCTGAGCAACGCCTTGTAGATGCGGAGTCAAAAGCCCGCAATCTTCAGGCACGTCTTGATGAGGCTGAAAAGGCATTGAAAGAAACTTCCGCCACGGACACCGAAGAAAAGACGGTATCTTCCGATATTTTTTGCTTCGGTATGCCTGCTGTCGAGCACCACGATGATGAGTCTCCCGAAAAAATACCGGCGGCTGACGTGGTATCACAGCCGGAGGAACAGGCACCGAAAAAACGGCGTGGACGTCCCAAGAAGACTATGCCCCGCATATCAGCAATAGATGAGTCGATGGACTCTACAGAATGGCTTGTGGCCACACCTCCGGCAGGAACGTCGGTCAAGGTGGCTCCGTTATCTGACCCGGCATTCGGCTACCAGGAGCCGCCTCGTAAGCCCCAGCCTCCAGAAAATGATGCCCAAATGCTGCTTTTCTAAAAAACTTTAATGAAAATAACACCCCCTATGATATCCAGAATTATATTATCAGCGGCCATACTTTGTGTGCCATCCATATACGCTGCTTCGGTAAAAAGCTCCGACATAGCTCCGTATGTATATCCACAAAATACTCCAGATGCTCCGCAGGCTATGGCTTTCGGTATCGACGGAAAGACTTATACGGCGCTCGCCGATGGTGGAAAGAGGCTTGTGCGGTATGATATTCGTACAGGCAAGGAGATTGCTACAGTGATTGACGTAAAAAACACACGTGACAACCAGATTCAGCAGATTGCCGGATATACATTCAGCCCTGACGAGAGTTATGTGCTCGTTTATGCGGAAAAGGAGCCGGTATACCGTCGTTCGTTTACAGCTGAATATTACATATACGAGGTGCGACACAATGTATTGAGCCCGCTGTCGACAAAGCATCCCCGCCAGCGCGCTCCGCAGTGGTCGCCCGACGGACGCATGATAGCCTTTGCTGCCGATGGGAATATATACATATCCAAACTCGACTATCTTACCGAAGTAGCAGTAACTTCCGATGGCGCTAAAAACAGTGTGATAAACGGTGTGCCTGACTGGAGTTACGAGGAAGAGTTCGACACCACATGCTCTATGGCCTGGGCGCCCGATAATACCACACTCTGTTATCTGAAATATGACGAGTCGGCTGTGCCTCTTTATTCTTTCCCGCTGTATCAAGGCACCTGCAATCCCGATGACACCTATGCCCTTTATCCGGGGAACTACTCTTACAAATATCCCGTTGCCGGAGAGAAAAATGCTACAGTGTCGCTCCACAGCTATGATGTTGATCTTCGCAAGACCAAGACAATCTCTTTTTCGGACTCACGTATCGAGTATATACCTCGTATAGAGTATGCGCCGTCATCCAACCGTCTGATGGTCACGACCCTCAATCGCGCCCAGAACCGTATGGAGATATATTCCGTAAATCCGAAGTCGACGGTATCCAAGTCGGTATATGTCGATGAGTCACGTACCGGATGGATTGACCCTATGGCTTACGAAGGGATGAAGCTGCTGCCGGAGGGTTTTGTTGTAATGTCGGAACGCTCAGGATTCAATCATCTTTATCTTTATTCATATGCCGGAGCTCTGCAGCGCCAGATTACGTCGGGCGACTACGATGTCACTGCCTACTATGGCTATGATTCCAAGAGCGGCACCCATTATTATCAGGCGGCTTCGACGTCGCCTCTAAGCCGAGTTGTAAGCCGGATCGATGCCAAAGGGCGTGTAACCCACATCTCTCCGGAGAACGGATCATCGGCAGCGGTGTTTACTCCGGCTATGGATTTATGTGTGCTCAGTTACAGCAATGTCACTGCAGCTCCGGTATATTCGCTTGTAACACCTTCAAACGGCAAGAGTGTGCGTACGCTTGTCGACAATAAGGAGTATATGGCCCGTTATCCTCGCCTGCCGCGTAAGGAATTCTTTACAATGAATTCCGACGGTTATACGCTTAACGGCTATATCCTTCGTCCTGCCGATTTTGATGCTTCGCGTCGTTATCCGGTGGTAATGTATCAATATAGCGGACCGGGCTCGCAGGAGGTACTTGACCGCTGGCGTATGGACTGGGATTATTTCTTTACTACTCAGGGCTATGTGATAATATGTGTAGACGGCCGTGGTACCGGCGGACGTGGTGCGGCTTTCAAGCATACAGTATACCGCCGTCTCGGCCAGTACGAGACAATCGACCAAATCAATGCAGCACGTTATGCTGCATCACTTCCTTTTGTCGACAGTGACCGTATCGGTATTTTCGGCTGGAGTTATGGCGGATATGAGGCGCTTATGGCTGCTTCGGAAAAGGGTGCTCCTTATCGTGCGGCAGTAGCTGTGGCTCCTGTGACTTCATGGCGCTACTACGATACTATATATACCGAACGTTATATGCTCACTCCTGCGGAAAATTCCGAAGGGTATGATTTTGGTGCGCCAATCAACCGCACCTCCGCGCTTGACTGTGACTTGTTGATAATGCATGGCACTGCCGATGACAATGTGCATTTGATGAATACCATGCAGTATGTATCGGTGCTGGAGTCCCAAGGGAGCACATGTGATATGCTGTTGTTCCCCAATATGAACCATTCTATATATGGATGTGGCTCGAGGTCGATAGTATATCTGAAGATGCTTCAACATTTTAACCGTTCGATGCGTTAAGAAATCCGCTTGGATTCCTCAGTAGTGGAATTCACACTGAGTGTATAATCCTAAGTTTTTGTATTTTAGAATAAAAAAGACATCTTATCAGCTTCTGATTATATAGCCTGTCGCATAACAGGCAAATAGCAATTATTATCAATTACGCAATGGAACAAAGACGATACCGTGCAAACTCATACGCTATCCACGGCCTTTGGCTCAACTGGGCCTTGTCGGTGGGTGCGCTTGCAGCTACATTGTTTTGTGCTCTGTTTATTTCCAAACTTTGGTTACCGGCTGTGGTGCTCGGTTTCCAGTTTCTGCTTATGGGCCGTCTACGGGTCATAAAGGATGGAAGTTGCTCTTCTTGTGGGCTCATACCGTATGTTGTAATCCGTATATTGTTTATAACTGCTGTGATGATGGTGGCGATAAATTTCTATTGCCTGCATTTTGTCGACCACGCTCTGCTTGAATCGGGGGTTGTAAATATTAATATACCGTATATCACTGTGCTGATAATAGCTCCTGTCACTTTTATTGTTAGTACAGTGGCATATTTCCGCAATAATTCACTGTCGGTGTGCTTTGAGTGTCATGCGCATTTTGGCCGGTCGAATGAGCGTGGATTCCTGGGTAAGATATTTTCCCGCGAGGGGCGTTTCCAGTTGCGCATGCTTATGCTTGCCTCGCTTATTATCTCAGTCTATGCCTGGGCATATTATTTCTGGCGTTACTCCAATGTCAACTACAATTCGGCCGATATATTCTTTTATATATGGATTCCTGTGATTTTGTATGTGTTGTCGCTGGTGAATCTCGGTATCCGTTATGTGTCGATTGATGCGTTTTACCGTAAGAATATTGCCGGAGAAGCCAATGACCATGTATCATCGACTCTGATAAGATATATCATTTTGTGTGGCGACAATATGTTCCTGCATATTGGAGGAACTGACGATCTGGAGACCAAGGCCGACACTCCGGCACAGAGTTATATCCTATATAGAGAGCGTGTCAGCGAGTATGATGCCATAAATACTTTCAGCGGTATTGTGGGTAATGCTTTCCGTCCTAATCTGCGTTTCCTTTACGAGAACTCCAATTTTCATATCGACTGCAATATATTCCACTATATATGTGTGCTTGACTCGGCATCGGAATTGCATGGCAGCGGTCTTGAAGGTGAGTGGTTTACGCAAAGCGAACTGTTGCGTATGGTGGAGAACCGCGAGGTGTCGCCGATGCTTATCAGTGAGATAGAGCGTCTGTATACTGTAATCATGGCTTTCAAGACTTACGATATCAGTGGCCGGCGTCTGTATGACATAAAGCATTACAAGCCATCTTTCCGTCTGCATGATATAGCCAGTCTGATTGTCGACTACAATGATCCGCAGTGGTTGTTTGTGGCCAAGGACAACGAGGACCGTCCATTCTTCTATTTCAAACGTTTCTGGCGCCGATATGTCCGTGGTATATCCGACTGATTGCAATTTGCTTGTAGTGACCGGGCCTACGGCTTCGGGAAAGACGCGCCGTGCGGTGGCGCTTGCCCGTGAATTTGGCGGTGAGATTATCAGCGCTGATTCGCGGCAGTTGTATCGCGGCATGG containing:
- a CDS encoding PEP/pyruvate-binding domain-containing protein, coding for MNEESLSQLYLKDTAFQNLMQRRIFNVLLVASPYDAFMMEEDGRVEEQLYFEYVALNLSSPPRVTRVSRPCEAEELLATKNFDLIIMMPGIDLSETFEGAKNLKAINPDIPIVVLTPFSKEVSRRLSNEDFAGVDYVFSWLGNVDLLLAIIKLLEDKMNADNDINEVGVQMILLVEDSVRFYSSVLPTLYKFLLKQSLIFSTEALNEHEQMLRMRGRPKVMLARDYEEAVELYERYGKHMLGVISDVSFRMGGEKDSHAGLKLAAYLRGRDPYLPIIIESSEEDNRKRVKEFGCQFIDKNSKKFPVDLGSAIMRDFGFGDFIIRDPETGEEILRIHDLKDLQHHIFDIPAKSLFYHASYNDISRWLYSRALFPIAEVIKGHRFKSIEEAPAVRQLFFDLIVKYRKMKNRGVVAIFRKDRFDHYSNFARIGQGSLGGKGRGLAFIDSIIKKNPVCDNFEGVTLTIPRTVVICTDIFDEFMESNNLYPIALSDRPDEEILKAFLSGRLPERLIEDFFALFEVVDKPLAIRSSSLLEDSHYQPFAGIYSTYMIPHVSDRYEMLAMLSDAIKGVYASVFYADSKAYMAATQNVIDQEKMAVIIQEVVGRSVGDYYFPSFSGVGRSLNYYPINDEVPEDGVVETAVGLGKYIVDGGLSLRFSPRHPDKVLQTSELSLALRDTQTRFYALDMREQMISDFKVDDGFNIARLRIQDVAKSGALRYMVSTYDPYDQVIRDCDEGDGRRVVTFANVLQHRVYPLAVLTDFMLSKGSEEMGRPVEIEFAGVIDVNDTSKGMLYWLQIRPIVERKEIVDESILGLPDSSLLLRSNAALGHGTIENVSAIVYVKPQGFNSANNSLIAREIEKINRNFTERNEGYVLIGPGRWGSSDTALGIPVKWPHISSARLIVESSLSNYRIEPSQGTHFFQNLTSFGVGYFTINPSSNDGFYDVDYLDSLPAEYDSRFVRIVRFDTPLAIGINGRKGQGVVVRPDAGIQNDMTN
- a CDS encoding S9 family peptidase, giving the protein MISRIILSAAILCVPSIYAASVKSSDIAPYVYPQNTPDAPQAMAFGIDGKTYTALADGGKRLVRYDIRTGKEIATVIDVKNTRDNQIQQIAGYTFSPDESYVLVYAEKEPVYRRSFTAEYYIYEVRHNVLSPLSTKHPRQRAPQWSPDGRMIAFAADGNIYISKLDYLTEVAVTSDGAKNSVINGVPDWSYEEEFDTTCSMAWAPDNTTLCYLKYDESAVPLYSFPLYQGTCNPDDTYALYPGNYSYKYPVAGEKNATVSLHSYDVDLRKTKTISFSDSRIEYIPRIEYAPSSNRLMVTTLNRAQNRMEIYSVNPKSTVSKSVYVDESRTGWIDPMAYEGMKLLPEGFVVMSERSGFNHLYLYSYAGALQRQITSGDYDVTAYYGYDSKSGTHYYQAASTSPLSRVVSRIDAKGRVTHISPENGSSAAVFTPAMDLCVLSYSNVTAAPVYSLVTPSNGKSVRTLVDNKEYMARYPRLPRKEFFTMNSDGYTLNGYILRPADFDASRRYPVVMYQYSGPGSQEVLDRWRMDWDYFFTTQGYVIICVDGRGTGGRGAAFKHTVYRRLGQYETIDQINAARYAASLPFVDSDRIGIFGWSYGGYEALMAASEKGAPYRAAVAVAPVTSWRYYDTIYTERYMLTPAENSEGYDFGAPINRTSALDCDLLIMHGTADDNVHLMNTMQYVSVLESQGSTCDMLLFPNMNHSIYGCGSRSIVYLKMLQHFNRSMR